TTTCTTAGGAGGAGGACCAAAACCTTTATCACTAAAGCTCTCTGACTCGGGCCATATTCCAGTGTCAATTAAACCTACTATCACATCGCTTTCTACACTAGGTACTCGTTTGACTGATTCGTGCAACCCTATGAAGTCCCATGATCTTGTTGTTTGAAGCTTAAACTTTCTGCTCTGAAACACAGACACCACTTCCTTCCGTCCTAGGCAAATACACAGTTTAACATAGATGTTATACATGGCTACCAAAATTCATCACCTTAATATTTGTGAATAGGAGCTTTATGTTATAGATGTTTACACTACAAACTCAAAAAACCAGCTAAATATCACTAGTCAGTAGTCATGGTATAAACCACTAGTTACACACTACCACAGATCATGGTCACAGTAAACAACCACCATTTTATAGTTTGAAGGCAAAATTAATTTGTATTTGAACGAAAACCTATATATACTAACGAGAAATTATAGCAAAAAGAAAAAATACTAACCAGAAAGCTCCTGCACTTCTTTGCTTGTAAGTGTGGCTGCAAATCCATTAAAGCTTCTTGCATAACTTCTCACCAAGCGATTAGATGCAGAACTAAAATAACAGAGGAAAGTTTATGTTAGAAGGAAAAGAAGGTACATTTTCTAGTTTTTCGTTCATATCAGGAAAACCAGTATACCTGTCACCAATAACTTGTTTTAGAATATTCAGGTGGTGAGATGAAGGTGAATATTCTCCCTGTGGAAGTGAACCCATGTACACAATGTACACCTGTACAAGTATCAGTATCATTATTCAAAACCTAATTAGTGTTTTTAACAATTGTAAATTTATATACACGAGACACTATGTAATCCGATTTTACTGAATGCAATTTCATTATGCAATTTTTCTAGCTCTTTTTCAAAGATTTGCAAACGATTTTTTTTaaatcacttatatattacacagtAATCAAACTAAATACGTGTGATCTGAGAACATGATTAAAATTGTTGTGACATGtatgcagattttacaggttcCTAATTAAAGTTCTTGTTATCAGGGGCATACTCCTAATTAAACTACATGCTCAGCTCGCTATAGGCTGGTTACCCCTGCTTGTTTTTGTTAAAAGCTCTCAAGTTTTAAGATTTTTTCTTTAGAATAATTTTGAAAGTTTGAAATTTTTTCGAAAAATGTACTCCTACAATAACAAAAGGTTTGAAATTTCTAAAATACCTTAACAAGAGCAATTCAggtaaaaaagaaaaaagaaaaaaagagtaCCTTCCTATCTTCATCAGCAGTTACATAACCTTTTATGTTAGTAGAAATAAAGAATGTTATTGAATATAATAACAAAAAATTCCGAGTGCATGACATTTTAGCCATTGTTGAATGAAAGTTAGAAAACTGAAAATACATTATCTGATTTGTACAGTGATTCATATAGTCTCTAAAAGAGATAAGTTTCTTAAAAAATCAGATCTTTTATACATAGTAAATTAGGGATTATGGTGATCTGAATAAATGTATGTCATAAAACTGAAATTGTTTGAAATCAAAATGTCAAGTATGTTACTGAACTGGAGATTCAGTTTGTTTGGTCTCCATTTTATCCATCAACAGCTAGGTGGACTGTATCTTTTAATGGAAAAATTATATTCCAGTATCATAATATAACCTTGCTAATCAGGATTTTTAAACTGAAAATCCATTTAATAATCTAATTATTCTTTTATAGGAGATTCAGTTCTCatatgttaattaatgatgatgtTGCCTTTCAGTTTTCAGAGATTTGATATCATTTGAAGCTTTAAGCGAAATGGAAATGCTTTCGGAAACTCCAATATTTCTCTAACATGGTAGACATTATTACATGTCAGAATACCGCATTataaattatgtaaatatttttttaaatgtcTTAAAATAGTTGTACATTAACTGAAACTCGGTTTTTGATCAACTCTAATTACGTATTTATCATTTAATCTTTCATCAGCAATAGAGTACAGATTTATCAAAAAAAGATGAGAAAAAACTAATTTAAAGtcggaatatatatatatatgttaataTGTAATGTGTAAAAACAAATGCAGGGCACCCGTTAGCATGCGTCACTGTGACACTGTGGAGGAGACTATTTGATTTTGGTCTAACTAGCCACAACCACAAGCCAACTGATGATCCCAAGTCCCAAGATACCAACTTGTTAATGTTTTTCCGAGCAAAACTTCAATTGTTACACACCGATGGAACTAAGGGGCGAATCTAGGCTGAAGTCACTGTTGAGCAAAAAAGTATAGTACACAAGTTTTTCAAATTTCAACTTTTAGTTAAAATTAGTAGAAATGAAATATTTTATCGAGTGTCAGCTAGCATAAAAATATTGACAATGTTACTTTTACATTTTATCCAGGgtattttcaaatctcagttcCGCCACTTATTACTACAATTCTTGCTTACAACAAATATTGTTGCAGCAAAAGATTAGAAAACGCAAATTAATTGTTGGAGTCAGTCTGTTTTAAATGTATGCTAGTGAATCCTGTCATCCTTGAACAATATCAGAACAATGTATCCTCAAAGTGTTAAGCTAGATCAAATATCAGAACAATATCATGATCAATTCGTTAACAGATATGAAGGTCCAGAGCTCAAAGAGAGAATATTTCACTTATTGGTTAATGCTTTAGCAAGAATTAAGGCAAGAGCAAATGCTCTTGTTAAAGATAGAGGCATAACTGTTTCAACTTTTCAAGCCTTATCTGCCTTAACATGGAGATGTGTGATACGTGTTTGCGGGTTACAACAAATTCATATCAGCATCTGTAGAACATCAGTGAATATCAGATCACGGCTAGAGCCACCCTTGCCACAAAATTATTTTGGCAAATTCAGACAGTGGCAGCAGTCACTACAGCTAAAAAATTAAGGAACAGAAGGCTGATTGGCCTGATTCGTTTAAAGCTTGCTGAGTTGCTGTACTAAATTGTAACATGTAAGAAACTCAATTGTTTTTAGTTTTTCTAATATTTGCAGAAAATATTGATATTGTATTATTTTATTAGATTCCGGATACTTTATTGTTGAGTATACACTGTGACAGGACTTCTTACACGGTGAATGCCATCTGACCACTCCAATGATCCCCATACTATAGAATTAAATGTTAATCCCTTAGAAGCGACATTCACGATGAAAAATTTCTTCTCTCCAACAGATTGAAAGGACAGAGTATTAGGCACCACGCTAACGTTGATTATCCGATCATTAAAGACTTTTACTCTGTATGTGGAGTTTGCCTGGCCAACATTTGTGACTGTTCTTGGAAAACTGATATTGAAAGGCTtttcttctttaacttgagctGTTATTGTTGGGTAATTTAGTTCTTTTCCGCCGATTCCTTTAACTATCTTCTTGCAACTTACATTTTTATCCCCGGATATTGCTTTAATTTGATCCAAATTGTAGCCTATATTGCAAAGAAAATTTAAGTAGTCTGCTTCAAAAGCTTCATACACTAAACCAGGATCCACGGCTCGTACAGGATTGACGTGACCCGCCCCATAAGCAAATTCTCTATCTGGATGGTTTGTTGCATTCATACGCCAAGCTGTGTCAACAAGGAAAATACACAAAAAGTGAAACAAGAGATTAGAAGTTTATTTAGGTTTCGATATAAGCCTGGAGGGGCAATTTGTTGTTTGCTTGCCTTCTACAGTTTTAGGGTAAATAATCTGTTATGACTATATAAAAGTTAAATACCACATTTTCTCTTCTGAAATAAGATTTTAGGCAGAACTATGCAAACCTGTAGTCATAAGAGCAGATTGAATGGCTGAAGGAGACCAGCCAGGATGAAACGACTTAACATAAGCAGCTGAACCGGAGACATGGGGACAAGCCATGGACGTTCCTGTCTCAAACATGAAGTTAGCGGATCGCTTATCACTTCTATCATCTGATACCGGTGCTAATGGTGAATAAGCTGCTAAAATATCTACTCCGGGTGCAGTTATATCAGGCTGTTTCATTTTTAAGATAATATTAGATATGTTTCCGAAGAAAAAACAAAAACCTTTGCAGTACTTGTGTAATGTTGCTTTTTAAGGTCCTTATGCAAGGAAGGAGTGAACAACACACGTCAATTAGTGTACCTTTAGTATGTCTGGTATAAGCATATTTGGACCACGCGAGGAGAATGATGCTACCACAGGAGCTGTAAAATCTTTAACTGCTTCGCTTTTTCTTATGCTTCCTCGAGGCGTTCTGTGTATGAAAAACATACATGTAAAAACTGATTATTGATCTGTATATAAAACAATCAAAACCTTACTTACTTGGTGGAATCTATGTAGGAGGTGATGAGCTTGTTGCCGAGCTCAGTGTCTATGATTGTTGCAGGTACAGGAGTTATTAAATGATCTTGGACAGGACCATTAAGAAAAATAAACCCAACTGCATGAGTTTCTCTGTTATTAACAAGCCCATATAATGTGTTGCAAACCACTATCTTTCCTTTAACCAATCTTTCGTCCAAACACTGCGGCTCGCAGTTCCTGCAGCATCAAGACTAATTAAACAAATAATTGTTAAAGGCTGTTGATTATTTAAAATTAGGGCTGGAATATTTTTATCACATGGCGCCGTCTTCGTCGCAGTCTTCTGAATGTTTCAGAGCATCCTTCCCGGTAACAAGAGGAAACATTGTGTTATTCAGCTCAAAGCTGTTAATGGAGTTACCCTGTTCCACATAagtaattttaaatttattttctcCAGATATATTAACAAATTGAGGTACAAAAAGTAAAGGAAAACATACAATTAGTGTTTTTCCATTGCCTAGAGTTAATATATCGATGATTCTGCGATCAGTTGTGCTTGCTGCAACACTTAATAACCACGGCACAAGACTTGATACTGACGATATTGTCGGACCAGTATTACCAGCTGCCTGTACAGTAAGTACACCTTGCTTCATGGCATGAAAACTAGCAATGGCAATTGAATCACGATACGGATCTAGCAATCCACTATGTGCAAGTGAAACCGATAATATGTCAACGCCATCAGCTATAGCATCGTCAAAAGCTGCCAATAAGGAGTGGTCTGCACACCCGTCGGGGGTGCACACCTTGTACACTGCAATTCTAGCTGACGGAACTGCGCCCCTTGCATTTCCCTTGGCCAACCCATAAAAGCTAGCCCCTCTTACAAAGCTTCCAGCTGCTGTTGAAGCTGTGTGAGTTCCATGTCCGTCTATATCCCTTGCTCCATTCTCATCGGGTTGAGTATAGTATCTAGCTCCGATAAGTTTCCTGCAATATCATGTTCAAATGTTGGCAATTGAGTCAAGAAATGATGTTccatatttttaaatttataaagaAACAAGAGAAGGCTAGATGAGAGTTACTTATTGCATTTGAAGTCATTTCCGCCTAAACAAGCACCCTTCCATTTCTTAGGAGGAGGACCAAAACCTTTATCACTAAAGCTCTCTGACTCGGGCCATATCCCAGTGTCAACTAAACCAATTATCATATCGCTTTCTACACTAGATACTCGTTTGATGGATTCCTGTAACCCTATGAAGTCCCATGACCTTGTTGTCTGAAGCTTAAGATTTCGACTCTGAAATACAGACACCACCTCCTTCCATCCTACGCACATACACAGTTGATCACAGATGTTACACATGGGCTACCTTTAGTATGTTACACTACAAACTATTATAGCTGACAAACTCCCTAAAATTTCACTAGTTCAGTAGTCACACTACTACAGATCATGGTCACAGTATACAATCACCATTTTGTAGTTTTAAGACTAAATTAATTCGTATCTGAACTGAAACTTATATATGCTAACGAGAAATTATACCGAAAACAAAAACTGACCAGAAAGCTCCTGTACTTCTTTGCTTGTAAGTGAGGCTGCAAAGCCATTAAAACTTCTTGCATAACTTCTCACCAAGCGATTAGACGCGGAGCTAACATAACAGAGGAAAAGTTAGTGTTTGAAAACTTACAAGTTACATGTTCTAGTTTTCCATTCAAATGAGGAAACATTTTTAATTGAAAAACAAAGCTTTTATAGCAATGAGATAATCACAATGTTTTATAATCTGTCATCAATTAAAAATGTGTAAATAATAGATGAAATCAAAGCCTTTAATTATGAAACAAAAGACACTGCTAAACAGTTTATACCTATCACCAGTAACTTGTTTTAGGATATCCAGGTGGTGTGATGAAGGTGAATATTCTCCCGGGGGAAGTGAACCCATGTACACAATGTACACCTGCAACATTTACATTTGAATGAGAGGGAGTATTATTTTTTATAAGTATAAATTTACATTTACATTTTACAAATGTAAACAACTACAACAACATTCACCAAGGCATCCAATATTATTTTCTTTGAAAAATGTTGAAAGCTTGAATTTTTTTTCGAAAATTGTACAATTAAAAAAAAAGGAATAAGAAGAGTACCTCCCTATCTTCATCAGCAGTTACATAACTACTTATGTTGGAGACAATAAGGAATATTATTGAATATAATGATAATTTTTTTTGAGTGCATGGCTTTCTAGCCATTGTGGGGGAATGAAAGCAGAAAAATGAAATACATTTGATCTGATATTACAGTGCTTTATACAGTTTCTCAAAGAGATAATCAGTTACTGAAAAAACAGATATTTTGGACTTGATAATGAGAGATTATGGCAATAGGAGTAAAAATGCATATCATACTATTGAAATGGTTTAAAAACAAGGTATTAAGTTACTTAATTTCCATGTATGTTACTGGAGACTCAGTTTGTTTCTTCTGCATTTTAGTCATTACGAGCTAGATGCACTGAtatcttttaaaaaaaaaaaaaaaattcagtaTCATTCAGTTATAACTTTGTTGATAGGATTTCTGAACATCTATATATGATGATAGGTAAGAAATTACAATAGTTGTTCAAAATTAATGATTCTTTTATAAGAGATTCAGTTCTGATATGTTAACTAATTATGAAGTTGCCTTCCAGTTTTGAGAGATTTTATAGCAGATAAAAGCTTAGGTCATAGCAGACTTGTAATATATGGAAAAAATACTTTGTATTTATCACTTGCTAGTTGCTATCTTCTTTTTAATATCGTTTTAATtatattagcttaaaatctgtgTCATGCACGGATTATacagatttttttaatattatataaatttatttttgaatcgaatttttaaatttgttcattttaaattttaaatgatatgacttcatgataattatattaatacACGTATATGTTCTTTTATAACAGTTAAATTTATTTAAAGTAATAGCCCCGGTATAAGGAAATAATTATAGCGAGTTTTTATTTTATTGAGAGTAAAATATAATGTCTCCGTTATTTCGGGACCTTGAACGATATaatattattgataattttatatgtatttttaaaGAGGAATAATAAATGTTTTAGTTaaaagtcaatttttagttcaGATCAATAAGATATATATTATACTTGGTCGGATATTAATTTAATTTAGCCGATCAATGATTTACATTATTTTTTTACCCAGAGGCCCCCCATTTCgaccaaattcaactaattatttctaatttaattttaattcctTTAAATCTAGATCAAttagataattttgttttagtccaaataattagtatatatgattttgttttacttggttgatttatattttaattttgtgttaGTTTGAATcaattgtaatttttttaatcCCAGATgaataatataaattattttatttatcctAGTTCAATGGTATTATTTTTTTATTCGGATCATTAATATTTATTATCCTGAGGCACATTTATCCATCAAATCCGACCAactatatttagtttgcttaaatttattttagcccgaaatatcaattaaaataatatagaactcaatatgaattagaatttaaggtggtagaagaagttgactttaatatcaattataatGATTTAGAGTTCGATATGAAATAGAATTTAAATTGATAGAGTAAGTTGACTTAAAtataattagaattagaattgactGGCTGATCAATTAAAATTCGAATAGTTAAGTAAGGGTAGTTAAGTAATTGCAGCCAGTACCGActgaccgactaccaaacttttaatatttcgtctattataatatactAGCTTAAAACCCTTGCGATGCACGGACGATacagatttttttaatattacataattttaaaaaaaaacttgaattcaattcttaattttgttcatttaaaagtttaaatgatatgacttcatgataattatataagAGTAAATCCAATGAAAAATTCAAAATAACTATAACTATTGCTATAAATTGgaacaaaaaaatattttttatgctaaaataaaatttcaactcCAATATTAGATGCATTTTGAAACCAAATATTTACTAATTTACCTAAGTTTTGTCACCTTCCCCTAAGTTTCATTTAAAGCACAACAACATTCATCTCATTTGTAGTAGTTTGATGACGTGGCTAGATGCATTAAATGCATCCTTGGTTTCAAATTTAGAACCAAGGATGCATTTATGCATATTTGCATCCAAGTATAGAACTCCTTTTGAGTTGAAATTTTTGACATTTGGTTTCAAATTATAGAAATGGCAACACTTATAGCATTGCATTGGACTTGCTCGAAGTAaacgtatatgttcataactttttagaacatttaaacttatttaaagtgataacaTTAGTAAGGGgaatattattataatgaaattattattttattgaggatAAAAATATAATGTATCCATTATGTTGGTACCTTAAAAAACTATTATTTAgcatggtgattacttaatcgattaattagaactctataaaagatatttgaaacAGGCAATACTACTcattgaacgatatagttttattgataattctaagtgtatttaaaaaaattatgttttaaataaaactgattttttatttcacatgaataggatacgaattatacttagtctaatattaatttgattttatcTCGGATCGgtgatttacattattttattttaactcgatgcccaatacaccgaccaaatcaaactaattatttttagtttaatttttttttaattcctGATCagtaagataattttgttttagattgagtaattagtatatatgtttttttgttggtcgaattatatttttatttttattttgtattagtctgaatcaattgtataatgtattttttatcctggataaataaaatatattattttgtttatccaagtttatcagtataatttttttaagaggaatgatagtattattattttatcttagcTCGGGTCACATTAATATCAACCAAATCTTaagaattatatttagtttgtttaaatttaatttatcccgaaataacaaattagaatgatatagaactcgatatgaattaaaatttaaattggtagaaaaagttgaatttgacataaattatagtgatatagagttcgatataaaatataattgaaattggtaaattaatagaggaagttgacttcaatatcaattaaaattagaattgattgacccaataattagaattagaacaattaagtaagggtaattaagtaatttcaacaagtactgaccgaccgactaccaaacttttaatgtttcgtctattataatatagtatagattacAAATAGTATAGATTTACATTTTAATGTGTACTTGCATAAAATCGTAATTATCACTTGCTAGTTGCTATCTTTTTTTAAtgttgtcttgatcttctttttgATGATTTTGTtttttgtcttgatcttctttttaATGGTTTTTTTTTTGGTCTTTCTGGAGCTATTAATACATTATTATCAATTTTGAAACttacttaatttattttatttaccAGAAAATGAAGTAATTCAAAAAACTAAAAAATACAGGAATAATACCATCTACATGACATGTGACTCGTTGATACACTAAGCGCTAGATCTATAGTCGTTTAACCTGACCTAATCACCCTGCTTAACTGAGGTCATCATATCCCTTATTCTCTTTTACAAAAGGTTGTTGTTATAGTCAAAATTTGGCATTAGATTATTTCAGGTCAAGAACGGGTCAACAGGAATCAAATTAGGCTAAGAAAGAACGAGGAGTTGGGTTTAAGCTGCAAGTTCAGGAATAAGAACGCGCCCTATGCTCATTATGCGCCCTTGTTGGGTAACATGGATGATGCAGGCTGGATAACAATAGGAAGTGCGGACGTTCTGTAAAATGTCGACGCTGCTTATCTACATGTCAGATTACAATACAAGGGAGGATGTGTGCATTCCACATGGTGAGGACGCGTCCTAGCCAAGGGAGATGCATATTTCTAGATTCATTTGGATAGTTGGGTTTGTGCTCACCTAGGACAAGGAAAACAAGGACAATTTCAGGACAAGGCAAGCATGGAAGGagcaatggaggattattttcactaatgtatttgttgcaggtactctttgaagaattccctccttgatTCGGTCAAGGAGGGGATGTCCCTGAAAaacttgaaggcctccaggggtatacCTGATAATTGAAGGTCTCCTcatgtattcaacgggtgtcctcattggggatgcggggttaacattagtgtgtgctttgggagctatgttcttgtattcaacgggtgtcctcgctggagaactttggagtcgtcctgcactttgcacccaagagcttgggatcacctatcctgttatctggtgggttatcctcattcgggggacaaaAACACGTCaggcatttggggtgaaccgtggctatatcTGCGTttgtaaatcaagggagatagctgcAGCGGAGTGTTATCGCGCAGAGAGATGCATAATACGTGAAGTCCTCCGATTACGAATGAGCCTTGAACCTTcgtggttgggcctcatagttggacattcctaaatcTAGAGAAAGATGGATTCTGGAGGGACTTTTACCGGGCCTAGGAATGAGAAGTCTAAGTCCATTAGATTTgttgttccccaagaactacatcaggcttgatccctatataaagggtacataggcacattgagaggggtaagaagttgagagctgataaggagccaccacttaccctaatcaatctcagccaccaattaacgcacaaccaccacacaccgcttgatttttCGGCAAAGGACCACTGTCAcagatcttgattccggcgagaaacctcaaactttgttgttcccagattcctccgtcaacaaatttAGCATAAAGGAATTCTAGTCGATTGTAGTCAATTTAGGGAGAATTGATACAAACTCTAGAAACATGCAATTGAGAATCACAAGAGCAAAACATGATGATTTGGCAgatacatacacatatacatacaatgGAAAATGAAGAACAATTAAGTGAAAATAACGAATACGAACAGATTTATGCCTATTACAGTCGATCTATTTGACGAGATGGAGGAATAAAAAGAGATTTGTGTACCTTTGAAGTTTTGGGTTTGATTAAGCAAAGAAAACTGGAGAATGTGTCACAGCCCCAAATTAcacttaacaatataaatgacttaataataaaataatattacaaaagGTTGTTTACAGACAATATCCAAGATCTCTaggtttagtgtttgaagaacagtccaacactacaaACTAATACAACTTCATAACTACCGGTCCTCACAATAGACTTTCAGTTCCTCAGCATCTCCAGTGGACTTACGGGCGAtcttcttgaatctaaccatacttgctagctgaaatacATAAATAATAGCAAGAGGTGAGCCAAATACTCAGCAAGGTATATAATCAACAATTGGAATATTAACAACAGTTCAAATTCATAAGTTAAATAATTGGGAAATGGCATCATTAATCAGATCAAAATCTTTTTGAATCAACTCTTAactcaaaaatcattttatgacgctacggattacagccggtgatcagccgcgaagtaatc
The sequence above is drawn from the Apium graveolens cultivar Ventura chromosome 2, ASM990537v1, whole genome shotgun sequence genome and encodes:
- the LOC141687991 gene encoding subtilisin-like protease SBT4.4 produces the protein MGSLPPGEYSPSSHHLDILKQVTGDSSASNRLVRSYARSFNGFAASLTSKEVQELSGWKEVVSVFQSRNLKLQTTRSWDFIGLQESIKRVSSVESDMIIGLVDTGIWPESESFSDKGFGPPPKKWKGACLGGNDFKCNKKLIGARYYTQPDENGARDIDGHGTHTASTAAGSFVRGASFYGLAKGNARGAVPSARIAVYKVCTPDGCADHSLLAAFDDAIADGVDILSVSLAHSGLLDPYRDSIAIASFHAMKQGVLTVQAAGNTGPTISSVSSLVPWLLSVAASTTDRRIIDILTLGNGKTLIGNSINSFELNNTMFPLVTGKDALKHSEDCDEDGAMNCEPQCLDERLVKGKIVVCNTLYGLVNNRETHAVGFIFLNGPVQDHLITPVPATIIDTELGNKLITSYIDSTKTPRGSIRKSEAVKDFTAPVVASFSSRGPNMLIPDILKPDITAPGVDILAAYSPLAPVSDDRSDKRSANFMFETGTSMACPHVSGSAAYVKSFHPGWSPSAIQSALMTTAWRMNATNHPDREFAYGAGHVNPVRAVDPGLVYEAFEADYLNFLCNIGYNLDQIKAISGDKNVSCKKIVKGIGGKELNYPTITAQVKEEKPFNISFPRTVTNVGQANSTYRVKVFNDRIINVSVVPNTLSFQSVGEKKFFIVNVASKGLTFNSIVWGSLEWSDGIHRVRSPVTVYTQQ